The proteins below are encoded in one region of Apium graveolens cultivar Ventura chromosome 4, ASM990537v1, whole genome shotgun sequence:
- the LOC141719709 gene encoding uncharacterized protein LOC141719709: MIFPPMMITWIKSCICTTKFSVKLNGIIHGYFGGTKGLRQGDPMSPYIFALCMNILSCILNENPEHFKFHWRCKDLRINHMFFVDDVMFFCHGSRQSVEHILNSITTFSLWSGLSLLTRFLWKGNINHKGGATVAWTGVCLPKEEGGLGLKNMIEWNKAQLIGHLLRVVTKSDSLWPRWCGLHTNDMVSKIICSGSWCLPVPNARHHHLDPLLQHWLHTFDFPAINPSGIDTILWDGLVASKVKTWNIWNSIRTRGYIVAWHGAVWHKLRINRFAHHEWILCHGRLNTLSRLHKFGISDSQQCFLCIGGRETDHHLFVHCTYSRWILVKLLALVDLSVVGDTWVTLIYHLSNIEDKLRGVIALCVMQIFCYRLWRERNARAHNSGILGPSRLMQCITRDFMARLHGSTWFSNLICDRPDLLTCLSPVFNP, from the exons ATGATATTTCCTCCTATGATGATTACTTGGATCAAATCTTGCATTTGTACGACTAAGTTCTCTGTCAAATTAAATGGTATAATCCATGGCTACTTTGGAGGAACTAAAGGGTTGAGACAGGGTGACCCTATGTCTCCTTACATCTTTGCCCTTTGCATGAACATTTTGTCCTGTATTCTTAATGAGAATCCTGAGCATTTTAAGTTCCACTGGCGTTGCAAGGATCTCAGAATAAACCATATGTTTTTTGTTGATGACGTGATGTTCTTCTGCCATGGATCCAGGCAGTCTGTTGAGCATATTTTGAATTCTATCACCACCTTTTCATTATGGAGTGGTCTG TCATTGTTGACCAGGTTTCTTTGGAAAGGTAATATAAACCATAAGGGTGGTGCTACAGTGGCATGGACTGGGGTTTGTCTTCCAAAAGAGGAAGGGGGACTGGGTTTAAAAAACATGATAGAGTGGAACAAAGCTCAGCTCATTGGTCATCTTCTTCGAGTGGTGACTAAGTCAGACAGTCTTTGGCCTCGATGG TGTGGCTTGCATACTAATGATATGGTCAGCAAAATCATTTGCTCAGGGTCTTGGTGTCTCCCGGTTCCTAATGCTAGGCACCACCACCTTGACCCACTGCTACAGCATTGGCTTCATACTTTCGACTTTCCAGCTATTAACCCGAGTGGTATTGACACTATTCTTTGGGATGGTTTGGTAGCATCTAAAGTTAAAACCTGGAACATATGGAACTCAATTCGAACCAGGGGATATATTGTTGCTTGGCATGGTGCAGTTTGGCACAAGCTTCGAATCAATAGGTTTGCACATCACGAGTGGATTCTCTGTCATGGTCGACTCAATACCTTGTCCAGATTGCACAAATTTGGCATTTCAGATTCTCAGCAATGTTTCCTATGTATTGGAGGAAGGGAGACTGATCATCACTTATTTGTTCATTGCACTTATAGTCGATGGATTTTGGTTAAACTGTTAGCTCTTGTTGATCTATCGGTTGTTGGTGATACTTGGGTAACTCTGATTTACCACCTTTCTAACATTGAAGACAAGCTTAGAGGAGTCATTGCCCTTTGTGTCATGCAGATTTTTTGTTACCGCCTTTGGAGAGAGCGTAATGCTCGTGCTCACAATTCAGGCATCCTTGGTCCCTCGAGGCTTATGCAGTGCATCACTAGAGATTTTATGGCAAGACTGCATGGTTCGACTTGGTTCTCTAATCTAATTTGTGATAGGCCTGATTTACTTACTTGTCTTTCTCCCGTCTTTAATCCTTAG